One Miscanthus floridulus cultivar M001 chromosome 11, ASM1932011v1, whole genome shotgun sequence DNA window includes the following coding sequences:
- the LOC136493514 gene encoding beta-carotene hydroxylase 1, chloroplastic-like, whose translation MAAGLSGAAMTGFVAKNPLLAAAARRRAPPLAGRALPFSPLTTTTTTRAARRRGLGTVTCFVPQETEHPTAPAAPVPVPVSETALDEEARAAAARRIAEKKARKRSERRTYLVAAVMSSLGVTSMAVAAVYYRFSWQMEGGEVPMSEMLGTFALSVGAAVGMEFWARWAHRALWHASLWHMHESHHRPREGPFELNDVFAIINAVPAISLLAYGFFHRGLVPGLCFGAGLGITLFGMAYMFVHDGLVHRRFPVGPIANVPYFRRVAAAHKIHHMDKFEGVPYGLFLGPKELEEVGGLDELEKELARIGRTI comes from the exons ATGGCCGCCGGTCTGTCCGGCGCCGCGATGACCGGCTTCGTCGCCAAGAACCCGCTGCTCGCGGCCGCGGCGCGCCGCAGGGCGCCTCCCCTCGCCGGGCGCGCCCTGCCGTTCTCGccgctcaccaccaccaccaccaccagggcCGCGCGCCGCCGCGGGCTCGGGACCGTCACGTGCTTCGTGCCGCAGGAGACGGAGCACCCGACGGCCCCGGCTGCTCCTGTGCCGGTGCCGGTGTCGGAGACGGCGCTGGACGAGGAGGCCAgggccgcggcggcgcggcgcatcGCGGAGAAGAAGGCGCGGAAGCGGTCCGAGCGGCGGACGTACCTGGTGGCCGCCGTGATGTCCAGCCTCGGGGTCACGTCCATGGCCGTCGCTGCCGTGTACTATCGCTTCAGCTGGCAAATGGAG GGCGGCGAGGTGCCGATGAGCGAGATGTTGGGCACGTTTGCGCTCTCCGTCGGCGCGGCG gTCGGGATGGAGTTCTGGGCGCGGTGGGCGCACCGGGCGCTGTGGCACGCCTCCCTGTGGCACATGCACGAGTCGCACCACCGGCCGCGCGAGGGTCCCTTCGAGCTCAACGACGTGTTCGCCATCATCAACGCCGTGCCGGCCATCTCCCTCCTCGCCTACGGCTTCTTCCACCGCGGCCTCGTGCCCGGCCTATGCTTCGGCGCG GGCCTCGGGATTACGCTgttcggcatggcctacatgttCGTCCACGACGGCCTGGTCCACCGCCGCTTCCCGGTCGGACCCATCGCCAACGTGCCCTACTTCCGCCGAGTGGCTGCCGCTCACAAG ATACACCACATGGACAAGTTCGAGGGCGTCCCGTATGGGCTCTTCCTGGGACCAAAG GAGCTGGAGGAGGTTGGTGGCCTGGACGAGCTGGAAAAGGAGCTCGCGCGAATCGGCCGGACCATCTGA
- the LOC136493587 gene encoding LOW QUALITY PROTEIN: uncharacterized protein (The sequence of the model RefSeq protein was modified relative to this genomic sequence to represent the inferred CDS: deleted 1 base in 1 codon), protein MVPDFRCSSRELSRALAHRLQLNDPSQAARLFSSSPPKPPSFARISRSAIGIQDYWLQSCCPMRDTARFLVQSATKTKQIKPVNGLARMMTITTPQRHGNENTSSESVVTKDENVEPLVAFSRPPPLPPVLGPLVVLSFFEMSSGDEDNK, encoded by the exons ATGGTTCCGGACTTCCGGTGCTCGTCGCGAGAACTTTCCAGAGCGCTCGCCCATCGTCTACAACTGAACGACCCGAGCCAA GCAGCGCGTCTGTTCTCTTCCTCTCCTCCGAAGCCGCCATCCTTCGCACGAATTAGCCGCTCAGCGATCGGGATTCAAG ATTACTGGCTGCAGAGTTGCTGTCCGATGCGGGACACAGCGAGGTTTCTGGTGCAGAGTGCAACCAAGACCAAGCAAATCAAACCTGTCAATGGACTAGCAA GGATGATGACAATTACTACTCCTCAGAGGCATGGGAACGAAAACACTTCCAGTGAATCTGTCGTCACGAAAGACGAAAACGTTGAGCCCCTGGTTGCCTTTAGCAGGCCACCTCCTTTGCCTCCAGTTCTTGGTCCCTTGGTCGTGCTCTCGTTTTTCGAAATGTCATCCGGTGATGAAGACAACAAATGA